The stretch of DNA AAATCTAATTTTTTACTCAATAATGCACTCCAAGATCCTGCTGCCAAGACAAATTCATCTGCTTTATGAGATTGCTTATTTGTTGTAATAGATGTGATATGCCCTTTTTCTAAGACCATATCATTTGCTGTTTCATTGGTAAAAAATGTCACTCCAGATATTTTTAAATACGCTTTCATATCTTCCATAAACTCATGTGGCGTCATGTGCGAATCACATTTAAAATAGGTCGCTCCTTTCACATTAAATGCGACATTAGGCTCTAGTTTTTTTAAGTCTTCTAAACTAATTTCTGAAGCATCCAATCCATTTTGTTTAGCAATATGTACTACCTCAATTTCTTCTTCAAGCATCTTATCAGATTGACACAACATCAGCAAGCCTTTTTTTTCATAATGAAATTTGAAGTCTTCATCTTGTTTTATATTACTATACAGTTCTTGACTTAACAATGCAATAGCTTTAATTACAGGAATTGTTTTATTAACATGTTTTGCTGTACACGATTTATTAAACGCCCAAGTCCATTTTAAAAAATCAACATCCAAGCGTGGTTTAATATACAACGGACTCGATTTATCGAACATCCATTTAATGCCTTTTTTCATCACACCCGGTGCTGATAATGGGATAATATGACTTGGCGATAAATACCCTGCATTTACATAAGATGCTCCCGCATCTAAATTGGATTGGTCTATAATAGAAACTTTATGCCCCTCTTTTTGAAGGTAGTAAGCAGAACACAAACCA from Flavivirga spongiicola encodes:
- a CDS encoding NAD(P)/FAD-dependent oxidoreductase, translating into MSKNIIIIGGGIIGLCSAYYLQKEGHKVSIIDQSNLDAGASYVNAGYLSPSHIIPLSAPGVMKKGIKWMFDKSSPLYIKPRLDVDFLKWTWAFNKSCTAKHVNKTIPVIKAIALLSQELYSNIKQDEDFKFHYEKKGLLMLCQSDKMLEEEIEVVHIAKQNGLDASEISLEDLKKLEPNVAFNVKGATYFKCDSHMTPHEFMEDMKAYLKISGVTFFTNETANDMVLEKGHITSITTNKQSHKADEFVLAAGSWSALLSKKLDLQLLLQAGKGYRINSEQETGITIPAILAEAKVAITPMNGFTRFAGTMEIAGINHNINRVRVDAIANAVTNYYPEIALNQEEKNDAEAGLRPVSPDGLPYIGKSKKCFNLTMATGHAMMGWGMGSATGKLVSEVISNKKPSLDLQPFHPDRTF